CGAACCAGGTGTGGCTCACGGACATCACCGAACACCGGACCGATACCGGAAAGCTGTACTTGTGCGCGATCAAGGACGTGTATTCGAACAAGATTGTCGGCTACTCGATCGATTCGCGAATGAAAGCGTCACTAGCTGTCCGTGCACTGACCAATGCCGTCGCTCTCCGGGAGCCGGCCGGGACGATCGTACATTCCGGCAGGGGCAGCCAATTTCGGTCGAGAAAGTTCGTGCACGCATTGTCGGACAACGGTTTACAGGGTTCCATGGGAAGATTTGGGGCATGCGGCGACAATGCCGCTATGGAATCTTTTTTCTCGTTGTTGCAGAAGAACGTCCTCGACCGTCAACGGTGGTCGACTCGTGAACAGCTGCGGCTTGCGATCGTGACCTGGATCGAGAAAACCTACCATCGCAAACGTCGGCAACGACGCTTTGGAAAGCTCACACCGATCGAGTTTGAGACAATCACCCAGACCGCATACGCGGCCTGAAACTATCAACCCCACAAGTCAACCGAAGTGGGGGCAGTCCCTCACATCGACGCCGTGTCGGTGCTCGAACTGTTCGAGGAAGGCTTCACTGCGAAATCCGTCGCGTTGGCTCTTGACCTCGCCCCGAACCCTGTCCACATGTTGTATCAACGATGGCAACTACGGGGAGCAGGTGCGCTGGTGACGAGAGACCGCAGGCAGTACGATTTCGAGACCAAACTCGAGATCGTGCGACGCAACGTCAACGGAGAGTCCGAAAAGGGCTCTGGCCGAAGAGTACGACTTGCCCTCGCCCACAACGGTAGCGAACTGGACGGTCATTTACCGACGTGACGGAGAAGACGGGTTACGCCCGAAAAGGCGTGGCAGACCTCCAACCGATCGCGGGGATTCCCCCTCGAAGAGCGAGCTCGAGACACTGCGCGCGGAGAACGAACGGCTTCGCGCGGAGGTCGCGTATCTGGGAAAATTGCGAGCCTTGAGGTCGCAGGAACGACGGGCGAAAGTTCGAGCTGTCGACGACCTCAAGGCGCACTACCCGCTGCCCCTCTTACTGCAGATCGCGGACCTTCCCAGGTCGACGTTCTACGACCATCGGAATCGACTCCGTCACGAGGACCGGCATGCTGAGCTCAAAGAAGCCATTCGTGAGACCTTCGAAGATGCGAAGGGAGCCTACGGGCACCGACGTATCCTCGCTGTCCTTCGACGGCAGGGACGGAGGGTGTCGAAGAAAACCGTGCTCACACTGATGCGCACCCTCGGACTGCAGTGCCTGGTGCGTCGACGCAAACGGTACAACTCCTTCCGAGGCGAGGTCGGCGAGGTGAGGTTCACCCCGGATGGTGGACACCGAGATAGCGGGACTCATCGTTCCGCTGGGAGGATGTCCTCATGTCCCGCAAGCGCAGGTCGTTTACGACCGAGTACAAGGTCGAGGCCGCCCGCCGGGTGATCGATTCCGGCCGTACCATCGCCGAGGTCGCCCGCGACCTCGGATTGAGCGAGAACCTGCTCGGACGGTGGGTTGCCGACGAACGACGTCGCATCGACGCCGCCGCTACAGTCGGAGATCAGCCACTCAGTGCCGCGGAACGTACCGAGCTGGCCAGGCTGCGCAAGCAGGTCTCCGAGCAGGAGAAAGACATCGCGTTCCTGAAAAAAGCGTCCGCGTACTTCGCGGCGCATCAACAAAAGTAGAGCTCTACGCGTTGATGGCCATGGAGTGCGCGAACTCCGCCATTCACCGGATGGCGCGCCTGCTCGAGGTGTCGACGTCCGGCTTCTACAAGCATCAAGGGCGCAGGGTATCAACACTATTGGGAGAACGTCAGCAGCGACGGGCAGATCTGGAAGTGAAAATCCTCGCAATCCACCAGGAGTCGAAAGGTGTCTACGGGGCGCCGAGGGTCACCGCTGAGCTCCATGACCGTGGCGAGGTGATCACCGAGAAGACGGTCGCTAAGATCATGCGATCGCTCGGCATCGTCGGGATCAGCCCGCGCACGTTCAAGGTCCGTACCACCGTCGTCGACCAGTTTGCTTCCTTTCCGGAGGACTTGGTACGACGCCAGTTCGATCAGGGTCGACTCGATGCCGTCTGGACATCTGACATCACGTATCTGACCTGCGGTGAAGGCGATATGTACCTGTGCGCGATCAAGGACGAGCACTCGAAGAAGGTTCTGGGATGGTCGATTGCGAATCACATGCGGACCGAACTGGTCATCGAAGCGTTGGACATGGCGGTAGCAGCTCGCGGCGGTGACGTGGTCGGCACAATCATGCACTCGGACAGAGGAACTCAATACACCGCGGAGATCATGAAGCAGGTGTGCGAGCGATACGGGCTGCGCCGTTCTATGGGAGATACCGGAATATGCTGGGATAACGCCGGTGCCGAGAGTCTGTGGTCAACGTTTAAGCACGAGTACTACTATCGACACACTTTTGCGTATGCATCGGAATTAGTTGCTGCAGTTGACAACTGGATGAATTTCTACAACACTCGCCGTAGGCACTCCACGATCGGGATGCTCAGCCCCACGAATTACGAACAGTCACTGACCGCGACCTCGATGGCCGCGTGATCACTGTCCACTTTTCGGGGTGAACCTCAAGGCAGCCGACAACGTGTTGAACCGCCAGTTCGCGACCGAATTCCGGCACACCAAGTGGGCCACGGACGTAACCGAGTTCAACATCGGCAGTTCCAAGGTCTACCTTTCGCCCATCCTCGATCTTCACGACAACCGAATCATCTCAGCGACGGCGGGGCCCTCTCCGAGCGTGAAGATGGTCACCGACAGCCTCCGCATGGCAATCGATACCCTCAATGCTGGCGATAAACCACTTGTCCACTCCGACCAAGGATTTCAGTACCGCCATACCCTCTGGCGGGACACGTTGCGCGAAGCAGGGCTCACCCAGTCAATGTCTCGCAAAGGCACGTGCCTCGATAACGCTGTCATGGAGGGATTCTTCAGTCACCTCAAGGAGGAATGGTTACCACCTCAAGGAGGAATGGTTACGCATCCAGAAACCCGGAACTCTCGACGAGTTTCACACGGGACTCACTGACTACCTGCGATGGTGGAACACCACCCGCATTCAACAGCGGCTCGGCTACCTCAGTCCCGACGAGTACCGCGCCCAAACACCAGCCATCGCATAAGGTTCCATTAAGAGTCCAACTTTCGGGGACCACTCCACCGCTGCGGGACTACTTCTCCAAGGGTGCCGACCTGAGTGTGCATTCGCAGCATCTCCTCGAGGTTGAGAGAGAACTCAATTTCCTACCCCACCGAGTTATCCAAGACTGCACTCCCACATAACTATTCGAGTCACTGCTAACCTCAAGCCACATCAACAGGATGCAACGATGACTAGAGCCCGCCCTGTCGTTTCTGGACTAGTTGTATCAGGCACGGACGTTAGTTACGCGGTGCCGGCGGTAAGCGGCGGGCGGTCGTCCTCCGCGTGCTGAATGCGGTCGGTGATAATTGTAGTGAACATTCCACACTTCAACGGCAGTACGTCGTTGCTGCTCGCTGGTGTACTCGCGGGAGTAGAGCAGTTCTTCGGCGAGGATGCGGTTGTAGCGTTCGACTTTCCCGTTGTGTTTCGGTGTGTACGGCTTGATGCGGTAGTGCCGCGCTTCTCGCAATGAAGCGGTGAAATCTGATGCCCGATAACATGATCCGTTGTCGGTGATCACCCGCTCGATACGAGTGATTCCGTGTGCGGCGAAGAAGAGGCGTGCGTTGTTCATGAAATCGATGGCCGTTGCTGCGGTTTCGTTGTCGCGGGCCTCGGTGTACGCCAGCCTTGTGTTGCCATCGATCGCGGAATGCAGGTAGGTGTAGCCGATGCGAGGTTGCTTGTTCTTCGTTTTCCTGCGCTGGGATCGTTTGGCCTTGTCGGAACCGCGGCCGTGGGCACGCCACCCGCCACCGTCCGGAATTTTTCCGACTTTCTTGATGTCGACATGCACCATCTGACCTGGCCGTTTCGCGATGATGACCTGTGGTTTTCGGTTGTTCTCGCCGTTCGGGTCGATGAACCGGCGGCGGTGCAATCCCAGGTTCCGCAGGATTTTCGTGACCGTCCGGCGAGCAATGACGGCTCCATCCATTCGGAGTTCGAACGTGATTCGTGAGGCCGACCATTTCCGGGTTCGTCGCATCGCTTCGATCTCGGCCACAAGCCTTGCCGCTGTGGCGGTCGGTTGATGGTGCGGCGTGCTGGATCGGTCCTGTAATCCCAGGTCACCGTACTTGCGATACCGGTTGACCCACTTGGAGGCGCATCGGCGGGAGATACTCATTTCGGCGGCTATGTGGGCGATCGGCCGGTCATGGCAGCGCTCGATCAGGCGTCGCCTTCCTTCCACTGTCAATGGGGCATTACGGTGTGTCACAGGGCTGGTCCTTTTTGGTCGAGAACGGCTATGTCGCAACTCCCATTCTCGCGCCGAGGACCAGCCCGTCTACTTCAGTCCCGCGTCAACAACGTCCATACCCACAACAACTAGTTTCAACCGTCGTTAACGTCGAAGAATAAAGTCACCCTGTTCCCGGGTGTGCCCCTGGCGTTAACTGACCTCGTTGGTTGCAGTCGACGGCGACGGCTGTCAATGAGGTCTTGTGCGGGTCGATTCCGATGATGATCACTTCGGATGCTCCTGTTGTCCGGGTGCGGTTTCGATGTGCACCTGCGGTGGGCATCCTGACTTGAAGTTGGTCGTTTCAGGCCTCTGTCGAACCATACCGTAGGCCGGTGTGGTTCGACCGGGCACGCTATCAGTGAGCCAACCATCTGATGTGGCGGCAAGGAGCTTGCGAGCCTGCACCGACCGACACCGTGGACTTTACGAGACTGCAGATCCCGGTTGTCCTGGTTTTCATTGAACAAGTCAGGAGCTTGGGTCGAAGCCCCGTCAACGTCTTGTCTGCCCTTCCTGACCGGCGAGCCCTCGTTTGGTAACAGGAAGGCACTTTCCATCATGACAATGATCGAGCTGGAAGTCATCGCCGGGATCGACACCCATGCCGACACCCATCATGTCGCCGTGATCGATACCACCGGTCGCAGGCTAGGAGACGCGG
This genomic window from Rhodococcus sp. KBS0724 contains:
- a CDS encoding IS3 family transposase; the encoded protein is MPSPTTVANWTVIYRRDGEDGLRPKRRGRPPTDRGDSPSKSELETLRAENERLRAEVAYLGKLRALRSQERRAKVRAVDDLKAHYPLPLLLQIADLPRSTFYDHRNRLRHEDRHAELKEAIRETFEDAKGAYGHRRILAVLRRQGRRVSKKTVLTLMRTLGLQCLVRRRKRYNSFRGEVGEVRFTPDGGHRDSGTHRSAGRMSSCPASAGRLRPSTRSRPPAG
- a CDS encoding transposase, whose protein sequence is MSRKRRSFTTEYKVEAARRVIDSGRTIAEVARDLGLSENLLGRWVADERRRIDAAATVGDQPLSAAERTELARLRKQVSEQEKDIAFLKKASAYFAAHQQK
- a CDS encoding IS3 family transposase, with amino-acid sequence MMAMECANSAIHRMARLLEVSTSGFYKHQGRRVSTLLGERQQRRADLEVKILAIHQESKGVYGAPRVTAELHDRGEVITEKTVAKIMRSLGIVGISPRTFKVRTTVVDQFASFPEDLVRRQFDQGRLDAVWTSDITYLTCGEGDMYLCAIKDEHSKKVLGWSIANHMRTELVIEALDMAVAARGGDVVGTIMHSDRGTQYTAEIMKQVCERYGLRRSMGDTGICWDNAGAESLWSTFKHEYYYRHTFAYASELVAAVDNWMNFYNTRRRHSTIGMLSPTNYEQSLTATSMAA
- a CDS encoding DDE-type integrase/transposase/recombinase; the protein is MNLKAADNVLNRQFATEFRHTKWATDVTEFNIGSSKVYLSPILDLHDNRIISATAGPSPSVKMVTDSLRMAIDTLNAGDKPLVHSDQGFQYRHTLWRDTLREAGLTQSMSRKGTCLDNAVMEGFFSHLKEEWLPPQGGMVTHPETRNSRRVSHGTH
- a CDS encoding IS3 family transposase, with protein sequence MQKPGTLDEFHTGLTDYLRWWNTTRIQQRLGYLSPDEYRAQTPAIA
- a CDS encoding IS481 family transposase produces the protein MTHRNAPLTVEGRRRLIERCHDRPIAHIAAEMSISRRCASKWVNRYRKYGDLGLQDRSSTPHHQPTATAARLVAEIEAMRRTRKWSASRITFELRMDGAVIARRTVTKILRNLGLHRRRFIDPNGENNRKPQVIIAKRPGQMVHVDIKKVGKIPDGGGWRAHGRGSDKAKRSQRRKTKNKQPRIGYTYLHSAIDGNTRLAYTEARDNETAATAIDFMNNARLFFAAHGITRIERVITDNGSCYRASDFTASLREARHYRIKPYTPKHNGKVERYNRILAEELLYSREYTSEQQRRTAVEVWNVHYNYHRPHSARGGRPPAAYRRHRVTNVRA